The Rissa tridactyla isolate bRisTri1 chromosome 16, bRisTri1.patW.cur.20221130, whole genome shotgun sequence genome includes a window with the following:
- the SCNN1D gene encoding amiloride-sensitive sodium channel subunit delta codes for MEQEMAREEEEKKEGLIEFYDSFKDMFEFFCKNTTIHGTIRLVCSDSNRMKTAFWTLLLLASFGMLYWQFALMFSQYWAYPVVLTMSMHSEPKMFPAITICNLDPYRFELVSKHLVQLDRMAEESITFLYGVNTSASLFHMNEKNIRIKDLSSVGNLSTSSFKLSQNFSLLRMFGHNNRSGRRHSSVGFRLCNATGGNCFYKTYSSGMDAILEWYRFHYMNIMSQLPVIINISDHEEQIEDMVYSCQYDGEPCRPSDYVHFHHPVFGSCYTFNSKGTDSFWTATKPGIPYGLSLILRAEQKDHIPLLSTVAGVKVMIHNHNQTPFLEHEGFDIRPGIATTIGIQQDEVNRLGGNYGKCTTNGNDVNVKLLYNNSYTLQACLHSCFQHIMVRKCGCGYYYYPLPPGAEYCDYNKQPAWGHCFYQLYNRLRNHHLNCFDQCPKPCRESLYKVSAGTAKWPSTKSQDWVRQALRHQNGYNSTSNRKDIAKVTIFYKQLNYQSVNESPLLSENLLLSSMGSQWSLWFGSSVLSVVEMFELLIDTLVLSLLFCYQRFRSKKTLKVAHTPTVPSVSLTLENYRVVQEEAGKGDDSAHTHPSGVTIAMDNNSDPHFHPLCSKVGMPEPCPNVVLNGFRYTKDTSSDGELNR; via the exons ATGGAGCAGGAAATGgcaagagaagaagaagaaaagaaagaaggcttGATTGAGTTTTATGATTCCTTCAAGGATATGTTTGAGTTCTTCTGTAAGAACACAACAATCCACGGCACCATCCGCCTTGTATGTTCGGACAGCAATAGGATGAAAACAGCTTTTTGGACTCTGCTTTTACTTGCCAGCTTTGGCATGTTGTACTGGCAATTTGCGCTTATGTTCAGCCAGTACTGGGCCTACCCTGTTGTCCTGACCATGTCCATGCATTCAGAGCCCAAGATGTTTCCAGCAATCACCATCTGCAACCTGGACCCTTACAG ATTTGAACTGGTTAGCAAACATTTGGTTCAACTGGATCGCATGGCAGAGGAGTCAATCACTTTTTTGTATGGCGTCAACACATCAGCCAGCTTGTTCCACATGAATGAGAAAAACATCCGCATAAAGGACTTGTCTAGCGTTGGCAATCTCAGCACATCTAGCTTCAAGCTGAGCCAAAACTTCTCACTCTTGAGAATGTTTGGCCACAATAACAGGTCAGGGAGGAGGCATTCCAGCGTGGGCTTCAGGCTG tGCAATGCCACAGGTGGGAATTGCTTCTACAAGACCTATTCATCCGGGATGGATGCAATTCTTGAATGGTACAGGTTTCACTACATGAATATCATGTCCCAGCTGCCGGTTATAATCAACATTTCTGATCATGAGGAGCAAATAGAAGATATGGTCTACTCCTGCCAGTACGATGGGGAGCCCTGCAGACCCAG TGACTATGTTCACTTTCACCACCCCGTCTTTGGAAGCTGCTATACTTTTAACAGCAAGGGAACAGACTCTTTTTGGACAGCTACAAAACCTGGAATTCCTTACG GACTTTCCCTTATCCTGAGAGCGGAGCAGAAGGATCACATCCCGCTCTTGTCTACAGTAGCAGGTGTGAAAGTGATGATACACAACCACAATCAGACGCCATTCCTCGAGCATGAAGGCTTTGACATCAGACCAGGCATTGCAACTACCATAGGCATTCAGCAG GATGAGGTGAATCGCCTGGGCGGCAATTATGGGAAATGCACGACTAATGGCAATGATGTGAATGTCAAACTCCTGTACAACAACTCCTACACCCTGCAG GCTTGTTTGCATTCCTGCTTTCAGCACATAATGGTTCGAAAATGTGGCTGTGGCTATTACTACTACCCACTGCCTCCTGGCGCCGAGTACTGTGACTACAATAAGCAGCCTGCGTGGG GTCACTGCTTTTACCAGCTCTACAACAGGCTCAGAAATCATCACCTGAATTGTTTTGACCAGTGCCCCAAGCCTTGCCG GGAATCGCTGTACAAGGTGTCTGCTGGAACTGCTAAGTGGCCGTCGACAAAGTCTCAG GACTGGGTCCGCCAAGCTCTAAGGCATCAGAACGGATATAACTCCACCAGCAACAG GAAGGATATTGCCAAGGTGACCATCTTCTACAAGCAACTGAACTACCAGTCCGTCAACGAGTCTCCTTTACTCTCA GAGAATCTGCTTCTGTCCAGCATGGGAAGCCAGTGGAGTCTCTGGTTTGGATCCTCAGTGTTGTCTGTAGTTGAAATGTTTGAGCTGCTCATAGATACGCTGGTCTTGTCTCTCCTCTTCTGCTACCAACGGTTCAGGTCAAAGAAGACGTTGAAAGTAGCTCACACTCCTACCGTCCCCAGCGTGAGCTTGACCCTAGAAAACTACCGAGTTGTGCAAGAAGAAGCTGGAAAAGGTGATGATTCTGCTCATACTCACCCTTCTGGAGTGACTATTGCCATGGACAACAACAGCGACCCGCATTTTCACCCACTCTGCAGCAAGGTGGGAATGCCAGAGCCTTGCCCAAATGTGGTGCTTAATGGATTTAGATACACGAAGGACACCTCGTCGGACGGGGAGCTGAACCGCTAA